One Felis catus isolate Fca126 chromosome D1, F.catus_Fca126_mat1.0, whole genome shotgun sequence DNA segment encodes these proteins:
- the TMEM134 gene encoding transmembrane protein 134 isoform X4 — MSAARPQFSIDDAFELSLEDAGPGPEFSGVARFGPLHFERRARFEVADEDKQSRLRYQNLENDEDAAQASPEPDGGVSISSQWSFSTISNSTQRSYHACCSWTQHPLIQKNRRVVLASFLLLLLGLGRTTEQRKISLQTFPGPCQVPCSENTELALILIAVGLEVAPSPGVSSAIFFVPGFLLLVPGVYHVIFIYCAVKGHRGFQFFYLPYFEK, encoded by the exons ATGAGCGCCGCCCGGCCCCAGTTCAGCATCGATGACGCCTTCGAGCTGTCCCTGGAGGACGCGGGCCCGGGGCCCGAATTCAGCGGGGTCGCCCGCTTCGGGCCGCTGCACTTCGAGCGCCGAGCCCGGTTCGAGGTGGCCGACGAGGACAAGCAGTCCCGGCTGCGCTACCAG AACCTGGAGAATGATGAGGATGCAGCCCAAGCCTCTCCGGAGCCGGATGGGGGAGTCAGCATCAG CTCCCAGTGGTCCTTCAGCACCATCAGCAACAGCACCCAGCGATCCTACCATGCCTGCTGCAG CTGGACGCAACACCCTTTGATCCAGAAGAACCGCCGGGTAGTGCTGGCCTCCTTCCTACTCCTGCTGCTGGGGCTGG GCCGCACCACGGAGCAGAGGAAAATCTCACTTCAGACATTTCCCGGGCCCTGCCAGGTGCCCTGCTCTGAAAACACAGAGCTTG CGCTGATCCTGATCGCCGTGGGACTGGAGGTGGCCCCCTCGCCAG GTGTCTCCAGCGCCATCTTCTTCGTGCCCGGCTTCCTGCTGTTGGTCCCGGGAG tCTACCACGTGATCTTCATCTACTGCGCCGTCAAGGGCCACCGGGGCTTCCAGTTCTTCTACTTGCCCTATTTCGAGAAGTGA
- the TMEM134 gene encoding transmembrane protein 134 isoform X7, with protein sequence MSAARPQFSIDDAFELSLEDAGPGPEFSGVARFGPLHFERRARFEVADEDKQSRLRYQNLENDEDAAQASPEPDGGVSISSQWSFSTISNSTQRSYHACCSWTQHPLIQKNRRVVLASFLLLLLGLALILIAVGLEVAPSPGVSSAIFFVPGFLLLVPGVYHVIFIYCAVKGHRGFQFFYLPYFEK encoded by the exons ATGAGCGCCGCCCGGCCCCAGTTCAGCATCGATGACGCCTTCGAGCTGTCCCTGGAGGACGCGGGCCCGGGGCCCGAATTCAGCGGGGTCGCCCGCTTCGGGCCGCTGCACTTCGAGCGCCGAGCCCGGTTCGAGGTGGCCGACGAGGACAAGCAGTCCCGGCTGCGCTACCAG AACCTGGAGAATGATGAGGATGCAGCCCAAGCCTCTCCGGAGCCGGATGGGGGAGTCAGCATCAG CTCCCAGTGGTCCTTCAGCACCATCAGCAACAGCACCCAGCGATCCTACCATGCCTGCTGCAG CTGGACGCAACACCCTTTGATCCAGAAGAACCGCCGGGTAGTGCTGGCCTCCTTCCTACTCCTGCTGCTGGGGCTGG CGCTGATCCTGATCGCCGTGGGACTGGAGGTGGCCCCCTCGCCAG GTGTCTCCAGCGCCATCTTCTTCGTGCCCGGCTTCCTGCTGTTGGTCCCGGGAG tCTACCACGTGATCTTCATCTACTGCGCCGTCAAGGGCCACCGGGGCTTCCAGTTCTTCTACTTGCCCTATTTCGAGAAGTGA
- the TMEM134 gene encoding transmembrane protein 134 isoform X8: MSAARPQFSIDDAFELSLEDAGPGPEFSGVARFGPLHFERRARFEVADEDKQSRLRYQNLENDEDAAQASPEPDGGVSIRDSSRTSIRSSQWSFSTISNSTQRSYHACCSWTQHPLIQKNRRVVLASFLLLLLGLGVSSAIFFVPGFLLLVPGVYHVIFIYCAVKGHRGFQFFYLPYFEK, translated from the exons ATGAGCGCCGCCCGGCCCCAGTTCAGCATCGATGACGCCTTCGAGCTGTCCCTGGAGGACGCGGGCCCGGGGCCCGAATTCAGCGGGGTCGCCCGCTTCGGGCCGCTGCACTTCGAGCGCCGAGCCCGGTTCGAGGTGGCCGACGAGGACAAGCAGTCCCGGCTGCGCTACCAG AACCTGGAGAATGATGAGGATGCAGCCCAAGCCTCTCCGGAGCCGGATGGGGGAGTCAGCATCAG GGATTCCAGCCGAACGTCCATCCGCAGCTCCCAGTGGTCCTTCAGCACCATCAGCAACAGCACCCAGCGATCCTACCATGCCTGCTGCAG CTGGACGCAACACCCTTTGATCCAGAAGAACCGCCGGGTAGTGCTGGCCTCCTTCCTACTCCTGCTGCTGGGGCTGG GTGTCTCCAGCGCCATCTTCTTCGTGCCCGGCTTCCTGCTGTTGGTCCCGGGAG tCTACCACGTGATCTTCATCTACTGCGCCGTCAAGGGCCACCGGGGCTTCCAGTTCTTCTACTTGCCCTATTTCGAGAAGTGA
- the TMEM134 gene encoding transmembrane protein 134 isoform X3 — protein MSAARPQFSIDDAFELSLEDAGPGPEFSGVARFGPLHFERRARFEVADEDKQSRLRYQNLENDEDAAQASPEPDGGVSIRDSSRTSIRSSQWSFSTISNSTQRSYHACCSWTQHPLIQKNRRVVLASFLLLLLGLGRTTEQRKISLQTFPGPCQVPCSENTELALILIAVGLEVAPSPGVSSAIFFVPGFLLLVPGVYHVIFIYCAVKGHRGFQFFYLPYFEK, from the exons ATGAGCGCCGCCCGGCCCCAGTTCAGCATCGATGACGCCTTCGAGCTGTCCCTGGAGGACGCGGGCCCGGGGCCCGAATTCAGCGGGGTCGCCCGCTTCGGGCCGCTGCACTTCGAGCGCCGAGCCCGGTTCGAGGTGGCCGACGAGGACAAGCAGTCCCGGCTGCGCTACCAG AACCTGGAGAATGATGAGGATGCAGCCCAAGCCTCTCCGGAGCCGGATGGGGGAGTCAGCATCAG GGATTCCAGCCGAACGTCCATCCGCAGCTCCCAGTGGTCCTTCAGCACCATCAGCAACAGCACCCAGCGATCCTACCATGCCTGCTGCAG CTGGACGCAACACCCTTTGATCCAGAAGAACCGCCGGGTAGTGCTGGCCTCCTTCCTACTCCTGCTGCTGGGGCTGG GCCGCACCACGGAGCAGAGGAAAATCTCACTTCAGACATTTCCCGGGCCCTGCCAGGTGCCCTGCTCTGAAAACACAGAGCTTG CGCTGATCCTGATCGCCGTGGGACTGGAGGTGGCCCCCTCGCCAG GTGTCTCCAGCGCCATCTTCTTCGTGCCCGGCTTCCTGCTGTTGGTCCCGGGAG tCTACCACGTGATCTTCATCTACTGCGCCGTCAAGGGCCACCGGGGCTTCCAGTTCTTCTACTTGCCCTATTTCGAGAAGTGA
- the TMEM134 gene encoding transmembrane protein 134 isoform X6 — protein sequence MSAARPQFSIDDAFELSLEDAGPGPEFSGVARFGPLHFERRARFEVADEDKQSRLRYQNLENDEDAAQASPEPDGGVSIRDSSRTSIRSSQWSFSTISNSTQRSYHACCSWTQHPLIQKNRRVVLASFLLLLLGLALILIAVGLEVAPSPGVSSAIFFVPGFLLLVPGVYHVIFIYCAVKGHRGFQFFYLPYFEK from the exons ATGAGCGCCGCCCGGCCCCAGTTCAGCATCGATGACGCCTTCGAGCTGTCCCTGGAGGACGCGGGCCCGGGGCCCGAATTCAGCGGGGTCGCCCGCTTCGGGCCGCTGCACTTCGAGCGCCGAGCCCGGTTCGAGGTGGCCGACGAGGACAAGCAGTCCCGGCTGCGCTACCAG AACCTGGAGAATGATGAGGATGCAGCCCAAGCCTCTCCGGAGCCGGATGGGGGAGTCAGCATCAG GGATTCCAGCCGAACGTCCATCCGCAGCTCCCAGTGGTCCTTCAGCACCATCAGCAACAGCACCCAGCGATCCTACCATGCCTGCTGCAG CTGGACGCAACACCCTTTGATCCAGAAGAACCGCCGGGTAGTGCTGGCCTCCTTCCTACTCCTGCTGCTGGGGCTGG CGCTGATCCTGATCGCCGTGGGACTGGAGGTGGCCCCCTCGCCAG GTGTCTCCAGCGCCATCTTCTTCGTGCCCGGCTTCCTGCTGTTGGTCCCGGGAG tCTACCACGTGATCTTCATCTACTGCGCCGTCAAGGGCCACCGGGGCTTCCAGTTCTTCTACTTGCCCTATTTCGAGAAGTGA
- the TMEM134 gene encoding transmembrane protein 134 isoform X1: protein MTPSSCPWRTRARGPNSAGSPASGRCTSSAEPGSRWPTRTSSPGCATRTWRMMRMQPKPLRSRMGESASGQGQGFQPNVHPQLPVVLQHHQQQHPAILPCLLQLDATPFDPEEPPGSAGLLPTPAAGAGIHKGKHYYHPSPEIRTETQPGRTTEQRKISLQTFPGPCQVPCSENTELALILIAVGLEVAPSPGVSSAIFFVPGFLLLVPGVYHVIFIYCAVKGHRGFQFFYLPYFEK from the exons ATGACGCCTTCGAGCTGTCCCTGGAGGACGCGGGCCCGGGGCCCGAATTCAGCGGGGTCGCCCGCTTCGGGCCGCTGCACTTCGAGCGCCGAGCCCGGTTCGAGGTGGCCGACGAGGACAAGCAGTCCCGGCTGCGCTACCAG AACCTGGAGAATGATGAGGATGCAGCCCAAGCCTCTCCGGAGCCGGATGGGGGAGTCAGCATCAGGTCAGGGCCAG GGATTCCAGCCGAACGTCCATCCGCAGCTCCCAGTGGTCCTTCAGCACCATCAGCAACAGCACCCAGCGATCCTACCATGCCTGCTGCAG CTGGACGCAACACCCTTTGATCCAGAAGAACCGCCGGGTAGTGCTGGCCTCCTTCCTACTCCTGCTGCTGGGGCTGG TATCCACAAGGGCAAGCATTATTACCATCCCAGTCCAGAAATAAGGACAGAGACTCAGCCAG GCCGCACCACGGAGCAGAGGAAAATCTCACTTCAGACATTTCCCGGGCCCTGCCAGGTGCCCTGCTCTGAAAACACAGAGCTTG CGCTGATCCTGATCGCCGTGGGACTGGAGGTGGCCCCCTCGCCAG GTGTCTCCAGCGCCATCTTCTTCGTGCCCGGCTTCCTGCTGTTGGTCCCGGGAG tCTACCACGTGATCTTCATCTACTGCGCCGTCAAGGGCCACCGGGGCTTCCAGTTCTTCTACTTGCCCTATTTCGAGAAGTGA
- the TMEM134 gene encoding transmembrane protein 134 isoform X5 encodes MTPSSCPWRTRARGPNSAGSPASGRCTSSAEPGSRWPTRTSSPGCATRTWRMMRMQPKPLRSRMGESASGQGQGFQPNVHPQLPVVLQHHQQQHPAILPCLLQLDATPFDPEEPPGSAGLLPTPAAGAGIHKGKHYYHPSPEIRTETQPALILIAVGLEVAPSPGVSSAIFFVPGFLLLVPGVYHVIFIYCAVKGHRGFQFFYLPYFEK; translated from the exons ATGACGCCTTCGAGCTGTCCCTGGAGGACGCGGGCCCGGGGCCCGAATTCAGCGGGGTCGCCCGCTTCGGGCCGCTGCACTTCGAGCGCCGAGCCCGGTTCGAGGTGGCCGACGAGGACAAGCAGTCCCGGCTGCGCTACCAG AACCTGGAGAATGATGAGGATGCAGCCCAAGCCTCTCCGGAGCCGGATGGGGGAGTCAGCATCAGGTCAGGGCCAG GGATTCCAGCCGAACGTCCATCCGCAGCTCCCAGTGGTCCTTCAGCACCATCAGCAACAGCACCCAGCGATCCTACCATGCCTGCTGCAG CTGGACGCAACACCCTTTGATCCAGAAGAACCGCCGGGTAGTGCTGGCCTCCTTCCTACTCCTGCTGCTGGGGCTGG TATCCACAAGGGCAAGCATTATTACCATCCCAGTCCAGAAATAAGGACAGAGACTCAGCCAG CGCTGATCCTGATCGCCGTGGGACTGGAGGTGGCCCCCTCGCCAG GTGTCTCCAGCGCCATCTTCTTCGTGCCCGGCTTCCTGCTGTTGGTCCCGGGAG tCTACCACGTGATCTTCATCTACTGCGCCGTCAAGGGCCACCGGGGCTTCCAGTTCTTCTACTTGCCCTATTTCGAGAAGTGA
- the TMEM134 gene encoding transmembrane protein 134 isoform X2 → MTPSSCPWRTRARGPNSAGSPASGRCTSSAEPGSRWPTRTSSPGCATRTWRMMRMQPKPLRSRMGESASGQGQLPVVLQHHQQQHPAILPCLLQLDATPFDPEEPPGSAGLLPTPAAGAGIHKGKHYYHPSPEIRTETQPGRTTEQRKISLQTFPGPCQVPCSENTELALILIAVGLEVAPSPGVSSAIFFVPGFLLLVPGVYHVIFIYCAVKGHRGFQFFYLPYFEK, encoded by the exons ATGACGCCTTCGAGCTGTCCCTGGAGGACGCGGGCCCGGGGCCCGAATTCAGCGGGGTCGCCCGCTTCGGGCCGCTGCACTTCGAGCGCCGAGCCCGGTTCGAGGTGGCCGACGAGGACAAGCAGTCCCGGCTGCGCTACCAG AACCTGGAGAATGATGAGGATGCAGCCCAAGCCTCTCCGGAGCCGGATGGGGGAGTCAGCATCAGGTCAGGGCCAG CTCCCAGTGGTCCTTCAGCACCATCAGCAACAGCACCCAGCGATCCTACCATGCCTGCTGCAG CTGGACGCAACACCCTTTGATCCAGAAGAACCGCCGGGTAGTGCTGGCCTCCTTCCTACTCCTGCTGCTGGGGCTGG TATCCACAAGGGCAAGCATTATTACCATCCCAGTCCAGAAATAAGGACAGAGACTCAGCCAG GCCGCACCACGGAGCAGAGGAAAATCTCACTTCAGACATTTCCCGGGCCCTGCCAGGTGCCCTGCTCTGAAAACACAGAGCTTG CGCTGATCCTGATCGCCGTGGGACTGGAGGTGGCCCCCTCGCCAG GTGTCTCCAGCGCCATCTTCTTCGTGCCCGGCTTCCTGCTGTTGGTCCCGGGAG tCTACCACGTGATCTTCATCTACTGCGCCGTCAAGGGCCACCGGGGCTTCCAGTTCTTCTACTTGCCCTATTTCGAGAAGTGA